GGAAAGTGGCAGGTCGTTCGGGTCGCGCGGGAAGTCGGCCACGATCTGAAGGTCGTGGACGGTCGTGACGACGGGCGCCGGAGGATGGCCGAGTTCCCGGAGAATCGCGTACTCGAGATCTCCGTATCCCTCCCCTTTCCCGCAGCGCTTGCCGGCGGGGGTGACGGCAACCGACCCTGTGACGACCAGGTCGACCCGAGGCAGCTCCTCGAGACCGACGGGCTCCCCGTAGCGGCGCACGTTCGAGAGAACGGCCGCGCGCTCGACTTCCGCCGCGGGAATGCGTGCCGGGTCGAGCCGCCAGAAGCCGCCACGGAGACGCGGGGTCGGCACGAAAAGCACGATGCCGCGCCGCAGCGCCTCCGCCCGCACGGGCCTCTGCGGCGCATCGGGGTTCACCTTGATGGCCCGGACTCCGCGCCAGAGAGGCAAGGAGAAAAGGCGGCGCGCGGCCTCTTCGGCGCCCTCGAAGTTAGGGATGCGTCCCCGCGGCGGAAAGGGAAATCGCGCGGCGCGGCGCCGGACGAGCTCTTCCCAGACGTACTCCCGGGCCGCCTGTTTCGTGGCAAAGCGGGGCAGCTTTTCACCCCGTCCTGCCACCTTCCCTCTCGTCGTAAACGACCGTGCCGACGTCCTCGCCCGCGAGAGCTCGCGTGAGCTGGCCCCGT
This Candidatus Binatia bacterium DNA region includes the following protein-coding sequences:
- a CDS encoding 5-formyltetrahydrofolate cyclo-ligase, which encodes MAGRGEKLPRFATKQAAREYVWEELVRRRAARFPFPPRGRIPNFEGAEEAARRLFSLPLWRGVRAIKVNPDAPQRPVRAEALRRGIVLFVPTPRLRGGFWRLDPARIPAAEVERAAVLSNVRRYGEPVGLEELPRVDLVVTGSVAVTPAGKRCGKGEGYGDLEYAILRELGHPPAPVVTTVHDLQIVADFPRDPNDLPLSWIVTPTRTLQVRRPLPPPRGIDWSLLDEEDLRRMPVLRELRRRT